The following nucleotide sequence is from Tribolium castaneum strain GA2 chromosome 5, icTriCast1.1, whole genome shotgun sequence.
TAATATTCATTTCGTGCTTATTTCCGCGCGTTTTCGTGAGTACAATTTAGCTTATTTGCGCCCTTACTTCACTCAATCCTCAGGGCATTTCCGAGGAGATGCAAGAACTGGCCAACACCCTGCATGCCACATGCGTGGACGAGACCGGAGTGTCCGAAGGTGATAAAAAACCATCCCTTATTATAAATCACCATTATGTTTCACAGACGCGATAGAAAGTGCCCGGAAGGGGAACTTCGCCCCCGACGACAAACTCAAGTGCTATATGAAGTGTATAATGGAGCAAATGGCTTGCGTATACACAGttgtttagttttatttctaatttgaGTGAAAAATTGGTTGTAGATCGATGACGAGGGCATTATCGATGTTGAGGCCACAATTGCCGTTTTGCCGGAGGAGTATCAGGCGAAAGCCGAACCGATTGTGAGAAAATGTGGCACGAAAAGTTGgtagaaattttgttaaaagcaATTAATTTGATTCCGGATTTCAGTCGGGGCGAACGCGTGCGATAATGCCTTTCTGACGAACAAATGCTGGTATGAGGAGGATCCGGAGGTGAGTTTGCAACTCAATTAGCATTCTGGCAGTTGCCGAATGAATTTTTGTTGCAGGATTACTTTCTAGTGTGACAGGTTGGAAAATAAAGGGCTTGCCCAggattcgattttttatttgttccaAAAAACACATGTACacattaaaatacaattataaaactaacttaaaaaaaatacaagacaaAGTCACGAATTTACAAATGCAAGCAAAATGTACTTTTTCGCCTAGAAGGGAAGGagtttcaaataatcattgaaTCAACGTGCAGGTTTTATTTATCAGTAATAAACAGTTTAGGGTCATTAGATCAACACGTAGtcctgaaaaaaatatattaaaaattgcgCCCCCTGATTTTTGACCTTTTACCGCGGGACTTGTCTCCAAGTAGCACTTGTGGGTCAACCAGGCGCTTTCGCAAGGGTTGGCCCCCACTGAAATTTCCtgtaattttttctgaaaaaaaaatcttttactTACTTTTGGCCCCACAAGACCTAATCACGGGGGTTGTTTTAGCTTTCATGTCTTCAGGGAGGAGGGCTATAGTGGCTTCAACGTCCACAACACCATCGTCACTAatctacaaaattaa
It contains:
- the LOC656765 gene encoding general odorant-binding protein 69a isoform X1, producing MIRYYIVLLLYFFAPPVLGISEEMQELVNQLHSTCVAETGVSEDLINKVNSDKVMIDDEKLKCYIKCLLTETGCISDDGVVDVEATIALLPEDMKAKTTPVIRSCGAKMGANPCESAWLTHKCYLETSPAVKGQKSGGAIFNIFFSGLRVDLMTLNCLLLINKTCTLIQ